The stretch of DNA CAGCGTGATGACGATCATAAGGGAGGAGACCGCCGCCGGGGTCGGATCGGGCAGATATTCGATATGCGACATCAGCTCGACCGGCAGGGTGCGCGCCTCCCGGGCCGACAGGAAGGCCGAGATCGTGACGTCGTTGAAGGAGAAGGTGAAGGCGATGATGGCGCCGGCGACGATGCCGGGCACGATCAGCGGGAAGACGATCAGCCAGAAGGCGCTCCAGCGCGTCGCGCCGAGGCTCTGCGCGGCCTCTTCGAGGGAAATCTCGCTGCCGGCCATGCTCGACCAGACCGAGCGCAGGGTGAACGGCGTCGTGACCATGGTGTGGCCGACGATCAGGTTCAGCAACCCGGCGTCCTGGGTCTCGATCAGGACCGAGACGTTGAGCAGGGCGAAGCCGACCACGACGCCGGGAATGACGAGCGGGCTGAGCACCGCGTATTCGAACGCGCCGCGGCCGTAGAAGCGGTGGCGCGCCAGCACCCGGGCGGCGGCGATGCCAAGCGCCACGGCGATCGTCGTCGACACGACCGCGATGACGACGCTGTTCCAGAAGGTCGACCAGACCCATTCGGATTCGAAGGCCGACAGGTACCAGCGCACCGACCAGCCGGGCGGCGGAAAGGTCAGGTAGGTCGAGCTGGTGAAGGACGAGGCCAGCGTCACGACGATCGGCGCGACCAGGAAGACCAGCCAGA from Rhodospirillaceae bacterium encodes:
- a CDS encoding ABC transporter permease — translated: MADLFLRSGRGAVTAMAVFWLVFLVAPIVVTLASSFTSSTYLTFPPPGWSVRWYLSAFESEWVWSTFWNSVVIAVVSTTIAVALGIAAARVLARHRFYGRGAFEYAVLSPLVIPGVVVGFALLNVSVLIETQDAGLLNLIVGHTMVTTPFTLRSVWSSMAGSEISLEEAAQSLGATRWSAFWLIVFPLIVPGIVAGAIIAFTFSFNDVTISAFLSAREARTLPVELMSHIEYLPDPTPAAVSSLMIVITLAFFLLVERTVGLDVFADR